The following proteins are co-located in the Lagenorhynchus albirostris chromosome 2, mLagAlb1.1, whole genome shotgun sequence genome:
- the DDX20 gene encoding probable ATP-dependent RNA helicase DDX20, with protein sequence MATAFEGSAALKTVESTMPAERVAAQFAAPEPATRPVRSLRTAHDINSPRTRTGDVLLAEPGDFESLLLSRPVVEGLRAVGFERPSPVQLKAIPLGRCGLDLIVQAKSGTGKTCVFSTIALDSLVLENLSTQILILAPTREIAVQIHSVITAIGIKMEGLECHVFIGGTPLSQDKTRLKKCHIAVGSPGRIKQLIELDYLNPGSIRLFILDEADKLLEEGSFQEQINWIYSSLPASKQMLAVSATYPEFLANALTKYMREPTFVRLNSSDPSLIGLKQYYKVVSSYPLAHKIFEEKTQHLQELFSKIPFNQALVFSNLHSRAQHLADILSSKGFPAECISGNMNQNQRLDAMAKLKQFHCRVLVSTDLTSRGIDAENVNLVVNLDVPLNWETYMHRIGRAGRFGTLGLTVTYCCRGEEENMMMKIAQKCKINLQPLPDPIPPGLMEECLDWDVEVEAAMHTYGLASIPTQTLKQIQKIESTFQTQKAHGNHMASSRNTSVSALSVKSKNNTKQKLPVKSHSECGIVEKAMSPKELGCAVQLEEQMKNSIQSSVENSTNSQHQVKEASVSLPKIPCLSSFKTHLPCTLTFAELMEDYEHYIKEGLEKPVEVIRHYTGPGDQTVNPQNGFVRNRITEERVQILASSSQSGDSESDSDSYSSRSSSQSKGSKSYLEGSSDTQLKDLESIPVGGHISLEQPLNGNDPPHLVEYQESPEIKIKTRHKEGANHNQRAKQSQRSLPRRSSYRLQAEPQEDGWYDRHRETHPSFSDTYQDYEEYWRAYYRAWQEYYASASQSYYWNAQRHPSWMAAYHMNTVYLQEMMRGNQ encoded by the exons ATGGCGACGGCTTTTGAAGGCTCGGCGGCCTTAAAGACCGTGGAGAGCACTATGCCGGCGGAGCGCGTGGCTGCGCAGTTCGCGGCCCCGGAGCCAGCCACCCGGCCAGTGCGGAGTCTGCGGACGGCTCATGACATCAACAGTCCGCGGACCCGCACCGGGGACGTGCTGCTGGCGGAGCCGGGGGACTTCGAGTCGCTGCTGCTGTCGCGGCCGGTGGTGGAGGGGCTGCGGGCGGTTGGCTTCGAGCGGCCGTCGCCCGTGCAGCTCAAGGCCATACCGCTGGGGCGGTGCGGACTTG atTTAATTGTTCAAGCTAAGTCTGGCACTGGGAAAACCTGTGTATTCTCCACCATTGCTTTGGACTCTCTTGTTCTTGAAAACCTAAGTACCCAG aTTTTGATCTTGGCTCCTACAAGAGAAATTGCTGTACAGATACATTCTGTTATCACAGCCATTGGAATAAAAATGGAAGGCTTAGAGTGTCATGTGTTTATCGGAGGGACTCCATTATCACAAGACAAAACCAGACTTAAAAAGTGTCATATTGCTGTTGGTTCTCCTG GCAGAATTAAACAACTGATAGAACTTGACTACTTGAATCCAGGCAGTATACGTCTCTTTATTCTTGATGAAGCAGATAAGCTTTTAGAAGAAGGCAGCTTCCAGGAgcaaataaa ttGGATTTATTCTTCCTTGCCTGCCAGTAAGCAGATGTTGGCAGTGTCAGCTACTTACCCTGAATTTTTGGCTAATGCTTTGACAAAGTACATGAGAGAGCCCACTTTTGTAAGACTAAACTCCAGTGATCCGAGTCTCATAG GTTTGAAGCAGTACTACAAAGTTGTCAGTTCATACCCTTTGGCCCATAAGATTTTTGAGGAAAAGACTCAGCATTTACAAGAATTGTTCAGCAAAATTCCATTTAATCAGGCCTTAGTCTTTTCTAATTTACACAGCAG AGCACAACACTTGGCTGATATCCTTTCTTCTAAAGGCTTTCCTGCAGAGTGCATTTCAG GCAACATGAATCAGAATCAGCGTCTTGATGCTATGGCTAAACTGAAGCAGTTTCATTGCAGAGTCCTCGTTTCCACAGATTTG ACTTCCCGTGGAATTGATGCTGAGAACGTGAATCTGGTTGTAAACCTGGATGTTCCATTGAATTGGGAGACATATATGCATCGGATTGGCAGAGCTGGCcgttttg GTACTTTGGGACTGACAGTGACCTACTGCTGTAggggagaagaagaaaatatgatgATGAAAATTGCCCAGAAATGTAAGATCAATCTTCAGCCTTTACCAG ATCCTATTCCTCCTGGTCTGATGGAAGAATGTTTGGATTGGGATGTGGAGGTTGAAGCTGCCATGCATACATATGGCTTAGCAAGTATACCTACACAGACCctaaaacaaattcaaaaaataGAGAGCACCTTTCAAACTCAGAAAGCTCATGGTAACCACATGGCTTCATCTAGAAATACTTCTGTATCTGCACTATCAGTCAAATCAAAAAATAATACCAAACAAAAGCTTCCTGTGAAAAGCCACTCAGAGTGTGGAATTGTAGAAAAAGCCATGTCACCAAAAGAACTGGGCTGTGCCGTACAATTGGAAGAGCAAATGAAGAATTCTATTCAGTCCTCTGTTGAAAACTCTACTAACAGTCAGCACCAAGTCAAAGAAGCTTCTGTGTCACTCCCCAAAATTCCCTGTCTGTCTTCCTTTAAAACCCATCTGCCATGTACTTTGACTTTTGCAGAATTGATGGAGGATTACGAACACTATATTAAAGAGGGGTTAGAGAAACCTGTGGAAGTCATCAGACACTACACAGGTCCTGGGGATCAGACTGTGAATCCTCAAAATGGTTTTGTGAGAAATAGAATTACTGAAGAGAGAGTGCAGATACTGGCAAGTAGTAGCCAATCTGGAGACTCTGAGAGTGACAGTGATTCTTACAGTTCAAGGAGTTCTTCCCAGAGCAAAGGAAGTAAGTCATACTTGGAAGGTTCTTCTGATACTCAGCTGAAAGACTTGGAATCTATTCCTGTGGGTGGCCATATCTCTTTGGAACAACCTCTGAATGGAAATGACCCCCCTCATCTAGTAGAGTATCAAGAATCACCtgaaatcaaaataaagacaaGGCATAAAGAGGGAGCTAACCATAACCAGAGAGCTAAGCAGAGCCAGAGAAGCCTTCCCAGGCGGTCTTCCTATCGATTGCAGGCAGAACCCCAGGAAGATGGTTGGTATGACCGCCATAGGGAAACACATCCGAGTTTTTCTGACACCTATCAGGACTATGAGGAGTACTGGAGAGCTTACTACAGGGCGTGGCAGGAATACTATGCTTCTGCTTCTCAGTCGTATTATTGGAACGCTCAGAGGCATCCAAGCTGGATGGCAGCCTATCACATGAATACCGTTTATCTACAAGAAATGATGCGTGGCAACCAGTGA
- the INKA2 gene encoding PAK4-inhibitor INKA2 has translation MRKKSREMDCYLRRLKQELMSMKEVGDGLQDQMNCMMGALQELKLLQVQTALEQLEISGGGPAPGCPESPRTQLEPPQWEGGSDPARPAGCSRSSQPALGSSAKLPSPRSVCGRDLAPLPRTRLPEHQSCAQRGPELVEPDDWTSTLMSRGRNRQPLVLGDNVFADLVGNWLDLPELEKGGEKGETREAGAPKGGRGPPRELGRRFALTANIFRKFLRSVRPDRDRLLKEKPGWVTPTASEPRAGRLQKGKKRGHSKGSGHCPFPGASEPRRGENPSTSCPKALESSPSGFDVNTAVWV, from the exons ATGAGGAAGAAGAGCAGGGAAATGGACTGCTATTTGCGCCGCCTCAAACAGGAGCTG ATGTCCATGAAGGAAGTGGGCGATGGCTTGCAGGATCAGATGAACTGCATGATGGGGGCGCTGCAAGAACTGAAGCTCCTGCAGGTGCAGACAGCACTGGAGCAGCTGGAGATCTCTGGAGGGGGTCCTGCCCCAGGCTGCCCTGAAAGCCCCCGGACGCAGCTGGAGCCCCCTCAGTGGGAGGGTGGCAGCGACCCTGCCAGGCCTGCGGGCTGCTCCCGCTCCAGCCAGCCCGCTCTGGGCAGCAGCGCCAAGCTTCCGTCTCCTAggagtgtgtgtgggagggaTCTAGCTCCCCTGCCCAGGACACGGCTGCCAGAGCACCAAAGCTGTGCCCAGCGGGGGCCAGAGCTGGTGGAACCGGATGACTGGACCTCCACGTTGATGTCCCGGGGCCGGAATCGACAGCCTCTGGTGTTAGGTGACAACGTTTTTGCGGACCTGGTGGGCAACTGGCTGGACTTGCCGGAACTGGagaagggtggggagaagggtgagACCCGGGAGGCAGGAGCCCCCAAAGGAGGGAGGGGCCCGCCGCGGGAGCTGGGCCGCAGGTTTGCCCTAACAGCAAACATCTTTAGGAAGTTCTTGCGTAGTGTGCGGCCTGACCGTGACCGGCTGCTGAAGGAGAAACCAGGCTGGGTGACACCCACGGCTTCTGAGCCCAGAGCCGGACGCTTGCAGAAGGGCAAGAAGCGGGGCCATTCCAAGGGCTCTGGACATTGCCCCTTCCCAGGTGCCTCGGAGCCCAGACGAGGGGAGAATCCTTCCACCAGCTGCCCCAAGGCCCTGGAATCCTCACCCTCTGGCTTTGATGTTAACACAGCGGTTTGGGTCTGA